GCGGTATGTGTGACGGACTTTATTCAGGGGACGTTAATGCTGATTGGACTGCTTGTAGTTCCGATTGTTGCCTATGCGATGGTGAGCGGAAATATCACCTCTATCCTGGAACAGAGCCAGGTCGCGGGCGGTTCCGGAGCCTACTTGAGCCTGCTTTATAATAACGGAGAACCGTATAAGGCGATTGATGTCATTTCTCAGCTTGCATGGGGGCTCGGATACTGTGGAATGCCTCATATTCTGACAAGATTCATGGCGGTAAAGAACGAAAAGGAGCTGAAAAAATCCAAAGGTATAGCAATTATCTGGGTGGCAATCTCACTGGTGGCTGCATGCTTTATCGGCGTGATTGGACGTGCTTATCTGTTTCCCACAATTCTTGGAACAGAAGGGGCGGCATCTACGGAGAGTGTTTTCATCGAGATGATTACAAGAGTATTTACAAAGGATTTTGCACTGCCGTTTGTCGGCGGTATCTTCCTGTGCGGAATACTTGCGGCGATTATGTCTACAGCGGATTCACAGCTTCTGGTTACAGCATCGGCGGTCTCGAAAGACATATACAAAGATATTCTGCATCCGAAGGCTGATGAACAGAAAGTGCTGAAAGTCAGCCGCATTACAGTTATTGTCGTTTCTGTAGTGGCATTTTTGATTGCATGGGATCCGAACAACAGCATCATGAACCTTGTCTCGAACGCGTGGGCGGGACTGGGAGCTGCATTTGGTCCGACGGTGGTACTGTCGCTGTTCTGGAAACGTACGAATCTGGCAGGAGCAATCGCAGGAATCGCATCCGGTGCACTGACTGTTATCGTATGGGACTATATTCCGATCATCGGAGGCCAGACACCCGGAGCGGTGACGGGACTCTATTCACTGGCAATCGGATTTGCCATCAGTCTGATCTGTATCGTAATCTTCAGTCTGCTGACGAAAGCACCGTCTGAAGAAATACAGAATGAATTTGAAAAAGCGGCATCAAAGGAAGAACTTTAATAGG
The Ruminococcus gauvreauii genome window above contains:
- the putP gene encoding sodium/proline symporter PutP, whose protein sequence is MTTSNIVAILIAFVAYLIFMIIIGAIYMKRTNNVDDYFLAGRGLNGWVAALSAQASDMSGWLLMGLPGSIYALGTGQAWIAIGLFIGTVLNWLVISGRLRRYTIVANNSVTLPAYFENRFHDKRRILLTISSVVITIFFLVYTASALAAGGKLFNSVFGIDYHIALAIGALVILAYTFMGGFMAVCVTDFIQGTLMLIGLLVVPIVAYAMVSGNITSILEQSQVAGGSGAYLSLLYNNGEPYKAIDVISQLAWGLGYCGMPHILTRFMAVKNEKELKKSKGIAIIWVAISLVAACFIGVIGRAYLFPTILGTEGAASTESVFIEMITRVFTKDFALPFVGGIFLCGILAAIMSTADSQLLVTASAVSKDIYKDILHPKADEQKVLKVSRITVIVVSVVAFLIAWDPNNSIMNLVSNAWAGLGAAFGPTVVLSLFWKRTNLAGAIAGIASGALTVIVWDYIPIIGGQTPGAVTGLYSLAIGFAISLICIVIFSLLTKAPSEEIQNEFEKAASKEEL